In a genomic window of Cytobacillus sp. FSL H8-0458:
- the clpC gene encoding ATP-dependent protease ATP-binding subunit ClpC, whose translation MMFGRFTERAQKVLALAQEEAIRLGHNNIGTEHILLGLVREGEGIAAKALYALGLGSDKIQKEVENLIGRGQDASQTIHYTPRAKKVIELSMDEARKLGHSYVGTEHILLGLIREGEGVAARVLNNLGVSLNKARQQVLQLLGSNESGSHQGGSAANANTPTLDGLARDLTAIAREGSLDPVIGRSKEIQRVIEVLSRRTKNNPVLIGEPGVGKTAIAEGLAQQIINNEVPETLRDKRVMTLDMGTVVAGTKYRGEFEDRLKKVMDEIRQAGNIILFIDELHTLIGAGGAEGAIDASNILKPSLARGELQCIGATTLDEYRKYIEKDAALERRFQPITVDEPTAEESVQILEGLRDRYEAHHRVTITDAAIEAAVKLSDRYISDRFLPDKAIDLIDEAGSKVRLRSYTTPPNLKELEVKLEDVRKEKDAAVQSQEFEKAASLRDTEQRLREQLEETKKTWKEKQGKENSEVTVEDIANVVASWTGIPVSKLAQTETEKLLNLEEILHSRVIGQEEAVKAISKAVRRARAGLKDPKRPIGSFVFLGPTGVGKTELARALAEAMFGDEDAMIRIDMSEYMEKHSTSRLVGSPPGYVGYEEGGQLTEKVRRKPYSVVLLDEIEKAHPDVFNILLQVLEDGRLTDSKGRTVDFRNTVLIMTSNVGAEALKRNKYVGFNIQDGEQDYKDMKGKVMEEMKKSFRPEFLNRIDEIIVFHALEKKHLQEIVSLMSDTLTKRLKEQDITLELTDAAKEKISVEGYDPEYGARPLRRAIQKHIEDRLSEELLRGTVLTGQSVVIDVKDGEFVVRTAEPSRTANLQK comes from the coding sequence ATGATGTTCGGACGATTTACGGAAAGAGCTCAAAAGGTATTGGCTTTAGCACAGGAGGAAGCAATCCGTTTAGGACATAATAACATCGGAACAGAGCATATTCTGCTTGGGCTTGTACGCGAAGGTGAAGGAATTGCAGCTAAAGCTCTGTATGCTTTAGGCCTCGGCTCTGATAAGATCCAAAAAGAGGTTGAGAATTTAATCGGCAGGGGGCAGGATGCTTCCCAGACGATTCACTATACACCGCGTGCCAAGAAAGTGATTGAACTTTCCATGGACGAAGCAAGAAAGCTTGGCCATTCCTATGTAGGAACAGAGCATATCCTGCTTGGCCTGATCCGTGAAGGCGAAGGCGTTGCTGCGAGGGTATTGAATAACCTTGGAGTCAGTCTCAATAAAGCGCGCCAGCAGGTGCTTCAGCTGTTAGGCAGCAATGAGTCCGGCAGCCATCAGGGAGGCTCTGCAGCCAATGCGAACACACCGACCTTGGATGGATTAGCACGTGACCTGACTGCTATTGCCAGAGAAGGAAGCCTCGATCCTGTTATAGGACGAAGCAAAGAAATTCAGCGTGTAATCGAAGTATTAAGCCGCAGAACGAAAAATAACCCGGTTCTCATTGGTGAGCCTGGTGTAGGTAAAACTGCCATTGCTGAGGGCCTTGCGCAGCAGATTATTAACAATGAAGTGCCAGAGACTCTTCGCGATAAAAGGGTTATGACGCTTGATATGGGTACAGTAGTTGCCGGAACGAAGTATCGCGGTGAATTTGAAGACCGCCTGAAGAAGGTAATGGATGAAATCAGGCAGGCAGGAAACATCATCTTATTCATTGACGAGCTTCATACATTAATAGGTGCAGGAGGAGCAGAAGGAGCGATTGATGCTTCCAATATTCTAAAGCCATCTCTTGCCCGCGGTGAACTCCAGTGTATTGGTGCAACTACACTTGATGAATATAGAAAATACATTGAAAAAGATGCGGCACTTGAAAGAAGGTTCCAGCCTATTACGGTTGATGAGCCGACTGCCGAAGAATCTGTTCAAATCCTTGAGGGGCTGCGCGACCGTTACGAAGCCCATCACCGCGTAACCATTACAGATGCAGCGATTGAAGCAGCCGTAAAGCTGTCAGACCGCTACATTTCAGACCGCTTCCTTCCGGATAAAGCGATTGACTTAATCGATGAAGCGGGTTCAAAGGTAAGACTGCGCTCTTATACTACGCCTCCAAATCTGAAAGAGCTTGAGGTTAAGCTTGAGGACGTAAGAAAAGAGAAGGATGCAGCCGTACAAAGCCAGGAATTTGAAAAAGCGGCTTCCTTAAGGGATACGGAGCAGCGCCTGCGTGAACAGCTGGAAGAAACGAAGAAAACATGGAAAGAAAAGCAGGGCAAAGAAAACAGTGAAGTGACGGTTGAGGATATTGCCAATGTGGTGGCCAGCTGGACGGGAATCCCTGTTTCGAAGCTTGCTCAAACTGAAACAGAAAAACTTCTTAATCTGGAAGAAATCCTTCATTCCCGTGTAATCGGACAGGAAGAAGCCGTTAAGGCCATTTCGAAGGCTGTCCGCCGTGCCCGTGCCGGCCTTAAAGATCCGAAGCGCCCGATTGGCTCATTTGTATTCCTTGGCCCGACTGGTGTTGGTAAAACTGAGCTGGCCCGTGCCTTAGCAGAAGCTATGTTCGGTGACGAGGATGCGATGATCCGCATCGATATGTCAGAATACATGGAGAAGCACTCTACATCCCGTTTGGTAGGTTCGCCTCCAGGCTATGTAGGATATGAAGAGGGCGGGCAGTTAACCGAAAAAGTCCGCAGAAAGCCATACTCTGTTGTACTGCTTGATGAAATTGAAAAGGCTCACCCTGATGTATTCAATATCCTATTACAGGTATTGGAAGACGGAAGATTAACGGACTCAAAGGGAAGAACCGTCGATTTCCGCAATACTGTTCTGATTATGACATCTAATGTAGGTGCTGAAGCACTTAAGCGGAACAAATACGTTGGCTTTAACATCCAGGATGGAGAACAGGATTACAAAGATATGAAAGGAAAGGTAATGGAAGAGATGAAGAAGTCCTTCCGTCCTGAATTCCTGAACCGTATCGATGAAATTATCGTTTTCCATGCATTGGAGAAAAAGCATCTTCAGGAAATCGTTTCGCTTATGTCTGATACATTAACGAAACGTTTGAAGGAACAGGATATTACATTGGAATTGACAGATGCAGCCAAAGAAAAAATCTCAGTTGAGGGCTATGATCCTGAGTACGGAGCACGTCCGCTCCGCCGGGCCATTCAAAAGCATATTGAAGACCGCTTATCCGAAGAGCTTTTAAGAGGAACAGTCCTAACCGGGCAAAGCGTGGTCATCGATGTGAAGGATGGAGAATTTGTTGTGAGAACCGCAGAACCAAGCAGAACAGCCAACCTTCAAAAATAA
- a CDS encoding protein arginine kinase codes for MSLERFINQAISSWMSAEGPDSDIVLSSRIRLARNIKQYKFPTLFSNEEAEAIIEKIKARVEHSSFSKLGEMELLLMDNLQPLQKRVLMEKHLISPHLAENSTHGACLLSENEEVSIMINEEDHIRIQCLFPGFQLSEALNMANEIDDWLEEEADYAFDEDIGFLTSCPTNVGTGLRASVMMHLPGLVLTHQMNRIIPAINQLGLVVRGIYGEGSEALGNIFQVSNQITLGKSEEDIAEDLKSVVSQLISQERSAREALAKTSNIQLEDRVFRSYGILSNSRIIESKEAAQCLSDVRLGIDMKYIKNISKNILNELMILTQPGFLQQYAGGPLRPHERDIRRASLIRERLKMEDQELGG; via the coding sequence TTGTCGCTGGAACGTTTCATAAATCAAGCTATCAGCTCCTGGATGAGTGCGGAAGGACCTGATTCCGATATTGTATTAAGTTCACGAATCAGGCTCGCCCGCAATATAAAGCAATATAAATTCCCTACTTTATTTTCAAATGAAGAAGCAGAAGCAATCATTGAAAAAATAAAGGCAAGGGTGGAGCATTCTTCTTTTTCAAAACTTGGGGAAATGGAGCTTTTATTAATGGATAACCTTCAGCCTCTTCAAAAAAGAGTGCTGATGGAAAAGCATTTGATCAGTCCCCATCTTGCTGAGAATTCAACTCATGGTGCCTGCCTTCTTTCTGAAAATGAAGAAGTCAGCATCATGATTAATGAAGAAGACCATATAAGGATTCAATGCCTGTTTCCGGGGTTTCAGCTTTCTGAAGCCTTAAATATGGCGAATGAAATTGATGATTGGCTGGAGGAAGAAGCCGATTATGCATTTGATGAAGATATTGGCTTTTTAACAAGCTGCCCCACAAATGTAGGAACAGGGCTTAGGGCATCGGTTATGATGCATTTGCCGGGCCTCGTTCTCACACATCAAATGAACCGGATTATCCCGGCAATTAACCAGTTAGGTTTAGTTGTTAGAGGAATTTACGGGGAAGGCAGCGAAGCTTTAGGTAACATCTTTCAAGTTTCAAATCAGATCACTCTCGGAAAATCAGAAGAGGATATCGCCGAGGATCTGAAAAGCGTTGTCAGTCAGCTGATTTCTCAGGAAAGATCGGCAAGGGAAGCATTAGCAAAGACTTCTAACATACAATTAGAAGATAGAGTCTTCCGCTCTTATGGCATTTTATCTAACAGCCGGATCATTGAATCAAAGGAAGCAGCACAATGCTTGTCTGATGTTCGCCTGGGGATTGATATGAAGTACATCAAAAACATATCAAAGAATATATTGAATGAGCTGATGATCCTGACACAGCCCGGCTTCCTGCAGCAGTATGCAGGCGGGCCGCTCAGACCGCATGAACGCGATATCCGCAGGGCTTCACTAATTAGGGAAAGATTAAAAATGGAAGATCAAGAGTTGGGAGGATGA
- a CDS encoding UvrB/UvrC motif-containing protein: MICQECNQRPATLHFTKVVNGEKAEFHLCEKCAQEKGEMFMLGSGSGFSINNLLAGLLNIQPAFQGSGQDPFQQEKVLQCEQCSLTFQQFIKVGRFGCASCYETFKDQLNPILRRLHSGNSSHSGKIPARIGGTIHLRRNIDDLKNHLKEMIAKEEFERAAELRDEIRNMEKQLNAGQKGGE, encoded by the coding sequence ATGATTTGTCAGGAATGTAATCAAAGGCCGGCCACGCTGCACTTTACAAAGGTTGTAAATGGCGAGAAAGCAGAGTTTCATCTTTGCGAGAAATGCGCACAGGAAAAAGGTGAAATGTTTATGCTGGGCAGCGGGTCCGGTTTTTCAATAAATAACTTGCTTGCTGGCCTTTTGAATATTCAGCCTGCCTTTCAGGGGTCGGGCCAGGATCCTTTTCAGCAGGAGAAGGTTCTGCAGTGTGAGCAATGCTCCCTGACCTTTCAGCAGTTTATTAAAGTTGGCCGTTTTGGATGCGCCAGCTGCTATGAGACTTTTAAAGACCAATTAAACCCGATTCTTAGAAGGCTGCACAGCGGGAATTCCTCACACAGCGGAAAAATCCCTGCCAGAATTGGGGGAACCATTCACTTACGCAGGAATATTGATGATTTAAAAAATCATTTAAAAGAAATGATTGCCAAAGAAGAGTTTGAGAGAGCTGCAGAATTGAGAGACGAAATAAGGAATATGGAAAAGCAGCTCAATGCTGGTCAAAAGGGAGGGGAGTAA
- a CDS encoding CtsR family transcriptional regulator, with protein sequence MRNISDIIENYLKQVLEKSEREIVEIKRSEIADKFQCVPSQINYVINTRFTIEKGYAVESKRGGGGFIRIMKVQSYDHADLIDQLISLVQSRIAQSSAENLIYRLVEEEIITHREAKIMLSVIDRSVLYIDLPFRDELRARMLKAMLTTLKYK encoded by the coding sequence GTGAGAAATATATCCGACATAATTGAAAATTATCTCAAACAGGTTTTAGAGAAGAGCGAAAGGGAAATCGTGGAAATTAAGAGAAGCGAAATTGCTGACAAATTCCAATGTGTTCCTTCCCAGATCAATTATGTGATCAACACCCGTTTCACGATTGAAAAAGGTTATGCAGTAGAAAGTAAGCGGGGCGGCGGGGGCTTCATCAGGATTATGAAAGTCCAGTCCTATGACCATGCTGATTTAATTGACCAGTTAATATCTTTGGTGCAGAGCAGGATTGCCCAGAGCAGTGCGGAGAATCTCATCTACCGTCTGGTAGAAGAAGAGATTATAACACACAGGGAAGCTAAAATAATGCTTAGTGTTATAGACCGTTCTGTCCTGTATATTGATCTTCCATTCAGGGATGAGCTGAGAGCAAGAATGCTTAAGGCAATGTTGACCACTTTGAAATATAAATAG
- the lysS gene encoding lysine--tRNA ligase: MSQSHEELNDQLKVRREKMSSLREQGMDPFGKRFDRSHQSNELIEQYGELEKEEIEEKDVSVTLAGRIMTKRGKGKAGFAHVQDLSGQIQIYVRKDAVGEESYSIFETADLGDIVGISGKLFKTKVGELSVKAEEFVLLTKSLRPLPDKFHGLKDVEQRYRQRYLDLIMSEESKKTFVTRSRIIQSMRRYLDSHGYLEVETPMMHSIAGGASARPFITHHNALDMELYMRIAIELHLKRLIVGGLEKVYEIGRVFRNEGVSTRHNPEFTMIELYEAYADYRDIMSLTENLIAHIAQEVLGTTTVQYGEYEVDLKPEWKRLHMVDAIKEYTGVDFWKETSKEEAQQLAKDHGVEIKDNMEYGHIVNEFFEQKVEEKLIQPTFIYGHPVEISPLAKKNDEDPRFTDRFELFIVAREHANAFTELNDPIDQRERFEAQLKEREEGNDEAHMMDDDFIEALEYGMPPTGGLGIGIDRVVMLLTNSPSIRDVLLFPLMRHR, encoded by the coding sequence GTGAGCCAGAGTCATGAAGAATTAAATGACCAGTTGAAAGTAAGACGCGAGAAAATGAGCAGCTTGCGCGAACAGGGAATGGATCCTTTCGGGAAGCGTTTCGACCGTTCACACCAAAGCAATGAATTAATTGAGCAATACGGTGAGCTTGAGAAGGAAGAAATTGAGGAAAAGGATGTTTCTGTTACACTGGCAGGCCGCATTATGACGAAGCGCGGAAAAGGGAAAGCCGGATTCGCCCATGTACAGGATTTATCAGGGCAAATTCAAATCTATGTCCGCAAAGATGCTGTTGGAGAAGAAAGCTACTCCATCTTCGAAACTGCAGACCTGGGAGATATTGTTGGGATCAGCGGCAAGCTCTTTAAAACAAAAGTAGGCGAACTGTCTGTTAAAGCGGAGGAATTTGTCCTTCTGACAAAATCCCTGCGTCCGCTGCCGGATAAATTTCACGGGCTGAAGGACGTTGAGCAGCGCTACCGCCAGCGTTACCTGGATCTCATTATGAGTGAGGAAAGCAAAAAGACTTTCGTCACGAGAAGCCGCATTATCCAATCCATGCGCCGCTACCTTGACAGCCATGGCTACCTTGAAGTTGAAACACCTATGATGCATTCCATTGCAGGGGGAGCTTCTGCACGTCCATTTATCACTCATCATAATGCACTGGATATGGAACTCTATATGCGTATCGCGATTGAGCTTCATCTGAAGCGCCTGATTGTGGGAGGACTTGAAAAGGTATATGAAATTGGCCGAGTATTCCGTAATGAAGGTGTATCTACACGTCACAATCCTGAATTCACTATGATTGAATTATACGAAGCATATGCTGACTATAGAGATATCATGAGCCTTACTGAAAACCTTATTGCCCATATCGCCCAAGAAGTGCTTGGGACAACTACTGTGCAATACGGCGAGTACGAAGTGGATCTAAAGCCCGAATGGAAAAGGCTTCATATGGTAGATGCCATTAAGGAATACACAGGGGTAGACTTCTGGAAAGAAACCAGTAAGGAAGAAGCCCAGCAGCTTGCGAAAGACCATGGTGTTGAAATCAAAGACAATATGGAATATGGTCATATTGTTAATGAATTCTTCGAGCAGAAGGTTGAAGAGAAACTAATTCAGCCGACATTCATCTATGGACATCCTGTTGAAATCTCGCCGCTTGCGAAGAAAAATGACGAAGACCCGCGCTTTACTGATCGTTTTGAATTATTTATTGTAGCCCGTGAACATGCAAATGCCTTCACTGAGCTGAATGATCCAATTGATCAGCGCGAACGCTTTGAAGCACAGCTGAAAGAACGTGAAGAGGGCAATGATGAAGCTCATATGATGGATGATGATTTTATTGAAGCTCTTGAATACGGCATGCCGCCAACAGGAGGACTGGGCATCGGAATCGATCGTGTTGTCATGCTGCTGACAAATTCACCTTCTATTAGAGATGTACTGTTATTCCCGTTAATGCGTCATCGTTAA
- the dusB gene encoding tRNA dihydrouridine synthase DusB, translated as MFKIGDIELKNRVVLAPMAGVCNSAFRLTVKEFGAGLVCAEMVSDKGIVLQNEKTMNMLYIDEREKPLSLQIFGGKKETLVEAAKFVDQNTNADIIDINMGCPVPKITKCDAGAKWLLDPDKIYEMVSAVTAAVEKPVTVKMRMGWDEDHIYAVKNAQAVERAGGKALALHGRTRVQMYEGHANWDIIREVKQNINIPLIGNGDVETPQDAKRMLDETGCDGVMIGRAALGNPWMIYRTVKYLETGELMGEPSVREKMDVCILHLDRLISLKGEHIAVLEMRKHAAWYLKGIRGNAKVRNGINDSNTREELVSVLNALVIDAEEKERSQIQAV; from the coding sequence ATGTTCAAAATAGGTGATATAGAGCTAAAAAACCGTGTGGTACTGGCTCCGATGGCCGGAGTATGCAATTCCGCTTTCCGTCTGACTGTAAAAGAATTCGGTGCCGGACTTGTATGTGCTGAGATGGTAAGCGACAAAGGCATTGTCCTTCAGAACGAAAAGACAATGAACATGCTTTATATTGATGAAAGAGAAAAGCCGCTAAGCCTGCAGATCTTCGGAGGCAAAAAAGAAACGCTTGTAGAAGCGGCGAAATTTGTAGATCAAAATACGAATGCGGATATCATCGACATTAACATGGGCTGCCCTGTCCCTAAAATCACCAAATGTGATGCGGGTGCCAAGTGGCTTCTTGACCCGGATAAAATTTATGAAATGGTTTCTGCTGTAACAGCCGCTGTTGAAAAGCCGGTTACTGTAAAAATGCGGATGGGCTGGGATGAAGATCACATCTATGCTGTTAAAAACGCGCAGGCAGTTGAACGCGCAGGGGGCAAAGCTTTAGCCCTTCACGGCCGTACGCGTGTCCAGATGTATGAAGGACACGCGAACTGGGATATTATCCGCGAAGTAAAGCAGAACATTAACATTCCGCTAATCGGAAATGGTGATGTGGAAACACCTCAGGATGCCAAGCGCATGCTGGATGAAACAGGCTGTGACGGTGTCATGATCGGACGGGCTGCATTGGGAAACCCATGGATGATTTACCGTACAGTTAAATACCTGGAGACTGGCGAATTAATGGGCGAGCCTTCTGTACGAGAGAAGATGGATGTGTGTATCCTCCATTTGGACCGCCTGATTTCATTAAAGGGTGAACATATCGCTGTACTCGAAATGCGAAAGCATGCTGCATGGTACCTGAAAGGAATCCGCGGCAATGCGAAGGTCCGCAATGGAATCAATGATTCCAATACAAGAGAAGAATTGGTGAGCGTTCTTAACGCTCTTGTCATTGATGCAGAAGAAAAAGAAAGAAGCCAGATACAGGCTGTATAA
- a CDS encoding helix-turn-helix domain-containing protein, with amino-acid sequence MEAEKWGRRIRAFRKLKGFTQEGFARELGVSVSILGEIERGNRMPAPALIEQIALALKVTQEELAPRQEQD; translated from the coding sequence ATGGAAGCAGAAAAATGGGGAAGACGTATTCGCGCTTTTCGAAAGCTAAAAGGATTTACGCAAGAAGGATTTGCAAGAGAGCTGGGTGTATCGGTTTCAATTTTAGGTGAAATTGAGAGAGGAAACCGCATGCCTGCACCGGCTTTAATCGAGCAGATTGCTCTGGCGCTTAAAGTGACACAGGAAGAATTGGCTCCCAGACAAGAGCAGGATTAA
- the folK gene encoding 2-amino-4-hydroxy-6-hydroxymethyldihydropteridine diphosphokinase — protein sequence MRNKAFIALGSNIGSRFGHLKKAVEMIDQLPETEVVNTSSVYETDPVGYEDQEQFLNMAIQISTGLNPFELLDACLDIELKLGRKREIHWGPRTIDLDILLYSHENIETEKLIVPHPRMHERAFVLVPLLEIDSSIRLPKMERPLISILEDIPDREGVRIWKQKNGEDVFALFES from the coding sequence ATGAGGAACAAAGCATTTATTGCGCTTGGCTCAAATATCGGCAGCCGGTTTGGCCACTTGAAGAAAGCGGTTGAGATGATTGATCAGCTTCCAGAAACTGAAGTGGTAAATACTTCATCTGTTTATGAAACAGATCCGGTCGGTTATGAAGATCAAGAACAATTTTTAAATATGGCAATCCAAATTTCTACCGGCTTAAATCCTTTTGAATTGCTGGATGCATGCCTTGATATTGAATTAAAACTTGGGAGAAAAAGGGAAATTCATTGGGGCCCGCGGACAATAGACCTTGACATTTTACTGTATAGTCACGAAAATATTGAAACAGAGAAGCTAATAGTTCCTCATCCTCGGATGCATGAAAGAGCGTTTGTCCTTGTTCCTCTTTTAGAGATTGATTCCAGCATCAGGCTTCCGAAGATGGAGCGGCCTTTAATTTCAATACTGGAAGATATACCTGACAGAGAGGGAGTACGGATATGGAAGCAGAAAAATGGGGAAGACGTATTCGCGCTTTTCGAAAGCTAA
- the folB gene encoding dihydroneopterin aldolase — MDKIYVNRMEFYGYHGVFPEETRLGQRFAVDLTVEADLKKAGETDNLDDSINYGELYAVCKEVVEGKPYKLVEAVAEKLAAELLSRFPLIWQLTVKVIKPDPPIPGHYQSVAVEITRGRS; from the coding sequence ATGGATAAAATTTATGTGAACCGAATGGAGTTTTACGGCTACCATGGTGTTTTTCCGGAAGAAACACGCCTTGGCCAGCGCTTTGCTGTAGACCTTACAGTCGAAGCAGACCTGAAAAAGGCGGGGGAAACCGATAATCTTGACGACTCCATTAACTATGGTGAGCTGTATGCAGTGTGCAAAGAGGTTGTGGAAGGGAAGCCCTATAAGCTGGTTGAAGCTGTAGCAGAAAAGCTTGCAGCAGAACTTCTTTCCCGGTTCCCGCTGATTTGGCAGCTGACGGTCAAAGTGATCAAGCCTGATCCGCCTATTCCCGGCCACTATCAATCAGTAGCCGTCGAGATTACGAGAGGCAGATCATGA
- the folP gene encoding dihydropteroate synthase codes for MSKTTIQCGPYTLDYGKKTIVMGILNATPDSFSDGGKYSQQDLAVKHALEMVENGADIIDVGGESTRPGFDPVPADEELRRVLPVIEAISKEVDVPISIDTYKAEVARQAIEAGAHIINDVWGAKADPDMASTAAETGVPIILMHNRKDMEYTSFFRDVMNDLYESIALVKSAGVKDENIILDPGIGFAKDLNYNLEMMRDLDKLVAIGYPVLLGTSKKRMIGTILDLPVEERTEGTGATVCYGIQKGCQMIRIHDVKEMCRMAKMMDALMGKGEYNG; via the coding sequence ATGTCTAAAACAACAATTCAATGTGGGCCATATACGCTAGATTACGGGAAGAAAACCATTGTAATGGGAATTTTAAATGCAACGCCTGACTCCTTTTCAGATGGGGGCAAATACAGTCAGCAGGATCTGGCAGTCAAGCATGCTCTTGAAATGGTTGAAAACGGAGCAGATATCATCGATGTCGGCGGAGAGTCAACACGTCCGGGATTTGATCCGGTCCCTGCAGACGAAGAGCTGAGACGTGTTCTTCCTGTTATCGAGGCAATTTCAAAAGAAGTGGATGTTCCGATATCCATTGATACCTATAAAGCTGAAGTCGCCAGGCAGGCCATTGAAGCCGGGGCCCATATCATCAATGATGTATGGGGAGCCAAAGCGGATCCTGATATGGCATCAACCGCAGCAGAAACGGGAGTGCCGATCATCTTAATGCATAACCGCAAGGATATGGAATACACATCCTTTTTCCGTGATGTCATGAATGACCTGTACGAAAGCATTGCGCTTGTAAAGTCAGCAGGTGTTAAAGACGAGAATATTATCCTTGACCCGGGCATCGGCTTTGCTAAGGACTTGAACTATAACCTGGAAATGATGAGGGATTTGGACAAGCTTGTGGCTATTGGTTATCCTGTGCTGCTAGGCACATCGAAGAAGCGGATGATCGGAACCATTCTGGACCTTCCGGTTGAGGAGCGGACAGAAGGAACGGGAGCGACGGTCTGCTACGGCATCCAAAAGGGCTGCCAGATGATCCGCATCCATGATGTAAAGGAAATGTGCCGAATGGCTAAAATGATGGACGCTTTAATGGGAAAAGGTGAATACAATGGATAA
- the pabC gene encoding aminodeoxychorismate lyase, producing the protein MYIYMNGEVIRKEEARISPFDHGFLYGMGLFETFRVYNGHPFLLDDHLERLNRSLEAINIEGGYTREQVLEKLEMLLGKNGYHNAYIRMNVSAGNGEIGLQTDSYKNPNTIIFCKPLPPRSASAEKQAVMLEIPRNTPEGTERLKSHHYLNNILAKKEAGDDPSIEGIFLTRDGYLAEGITSNLFWIRDDCVFTPSLNTGILNGITRKFVIKLAGKLGLNVQEGMYRPEAVLGADEVFVTNSIQEIVPISSFDGHSMPGLSGKKTLEFQVHYENCCEHLWSRNEL; encoded by the coding sequence TTGTATATTTATATGAATGGGGAAGTTATCAGGAAAGAGGAGGCAAGGATCTCTCCTTTTGATCATGGCTTTTTATATGGAATGGGGCTGTTTGAGACGTTCCGTGTCTATAATGGGCATCCCTTTTTATTGGACGATCATCTGGAAAGGCTGAACCGAAGTCTTGAAGCGATAAATATTGAAGGTGGCTACACTAGGGAACAAGTGCTCGAGAAGCTTGAGATGCTGCTCGGAAAAAACGGATACCATAATGCCTATATCCGGATGAATGTATCAGCGGGTAACGGGGAGATTGGCCTGCAGACAGATTCGTACAAAAACCCGAATACGATTATTTTCTGCAAACCGCTTCCGCCTAGAAGTGCAAGCGCAGAAAAGCAGGCAGTGATGCTGGAGATTCCCCGCAATACACCTGAAGGGACCGAACGTCTGAAGTCCCACCATTATTTAAATAACATTCTGGCTAAAAAGGAAGCGGGGGACGATCCAAGCATAGAAGGGATCTTCTTGACCAGGGATGGCTACCTGGCAGAAGGGATCACGTCGAACTTATTCTGGATTCGTGATGACTGTGTATTTACCCCCTCTCTTAATACCGGCATACTAAACGGCATTACCCGGAAATTTGTGATCAAGCTAGCCGGGAAGCTGGGGTTGAATGTGCAGGAAGGCATGTACCGGCCGGAAGCTGTACTGGGTGCGGATGAAGTTTTTGTCACGAATTCCATCCAGGAAATTGTGCCAATCTCCTCGTTTGACGGCCATTCAATGCCAGGGTTATCCGGGAAGAAAACATTGGAGTTCCAGGTGCACTATGAAAACTGCTGTGAGCACTTATGGAGCAGGAATGAACTGTAG
- the pabA gene encoding aminodeoxychorismate/anthranilate synthase component II, with protein MIYMIDNYDSFTYNLVQYLGELGEELVVKRNDETSISEIGSMQPKFLMISPGPCSPNEAGISVKAIEAFAGKIPVFGVCLGHQSIAQVFGGDVVQAERLMHGKTSDIFHDGKTIFQDLPNPFPATRYHSLIVKKETLPECLEVSAWTAEGEIMAIRHKELPVEGVQFHPESIMTTAGKELLQNFIHHYKASLQAEGL; from the coding sequence ATGATTTATATGATCGATAATTACGATTCTTTTACGTATAATCTCGTGCAGTATCTCGGTGAATTAGGTGAAGAGCTGGTTGTAAAAAGAAACGATGAAACATCAATTTCTGAAATAGGCAGTATGCAGCCGAAATTCCTGATGATCTCTCCGGGTCCGTGCAGCCCAAATGAGGCAGGCATCAGCGTGAAAGCCATTGAAGCTTTTGCAGGCAAAATCCCGGTCTTTGGCGTTTGTCTGGGACATCAGTCGATTGCCCAAGTATTCGGAGGCGATGTGGTGCAGGCGGAGCGTCTGATGCATGGGAAAACCTCTGACATTTTTCATGATGGAAAAACTATATTTCAAGACCTGCCCAACCCTTTTCCTGCTACCCGCTACCATTCGCTGATTGTCAAAAAGGAAACACTTCCTGAATGTCTTGAGGTTTCGGCATGGACAGCTGAGGGAGAGATTATGGCCATCCGCCATAAGGAATTGCCTGTAGAAGGTGTCCAATTCCATCCTGAGTCGATTATGACCACGGCCGGTAAGGAACTCCTTCAGAATTTCATTCATCATTACAAAGCCTCACTTCAGGCAGAAGGGCTGTAA